One part of the Esox lucius isolate fEsoLuc1 chromosome 10, fEsoLuc1.pri, whole genome shotgun sequence genome encodes these proteins:
- the scin gene encoding adseverin isoform X2: MVNHKEFDKAGREAGLQIWRIEKMELVPVPDNLRGNFYVGDAYVVLHTVKQRDCCFYDLHYWLGKECSQDESAAAAIFTVQLDDFLGGKPVQYRELQGFESTAFTGYFKGGITYKAGGVASGFQHVVTNDLSAQRLFHIKGRRVVRAIEVTLSWSSFNRGDCFIVDLGAVIYQWCGSDCNKFERLKAAQVAAGIRDNERNGRAKLVVVEEVLGNKPQLPEGDDKDDMTADISNRKMAKLYMVSDASGEMQVTLVSEENPFCQSHLLSDECFILDHGKSKMIFVWKGRNANPDERKTAMKTAEGFIKQMGYPANTQIQVLPEDGETPIFKQFFQGWKDKNQSEGFGKVFVTERIAKIRQIEFDASKLHESQSMAAQYNMVDDGTGDTQIFRVESNGRVPVDPNTYGQFYGGDCYIILYTYERGQIIYTWQGASSTIDELTASAFLTVDLDRSLGGNAVQVRVSQGKEPAHLLSLFKAKPLIVYKSGTSRLGGQASEPPTRLFQVRRNLDTITRIAEVDAEAGSLNSNDAYLLKVPSGQGYLWVGKGASEEEEKGAQYLSEVLSLQTQPILEGQEPDDFWSALGGRKDYQTSKRLESKSLTQQPRLFACSNKTGRFIIEEVPGEFTQEDLAEDDVMLLDVWDQVFIWIGKDANEVERTESVKSAKAYIDSDPGGRDKRTSVVIVKQGHEPPTFTGWFLGWDAARWNSDALAKTVKTLQL, encoded by the exons ATGGTCAACCACAAGGAGTTTGACAAGGCAGGCAGGGAAGCCGGCCTGCAGATCTGGAGGATAGAGAAGATGGAGCTGGTCCCGGTGCCTGATAACCTGCGTGGAAACTTTTACGTCGGGGACGCCTACGTGGTCCTCCACACGGTCAAACAGAGAGACTGCTGCTTCTATGACCTGCACTACTGGCTGG GTAAGGAGTGCAGCCAGGATGAGAGTGCCGCGGCGGCCATCTTTACTGTTCAGCTGGATGACTTCCTGGGAGGGAAGCCTGTTCAGTACAGAGAACTGCAGGGATTTGAGTCAACCGCCTTCACGGGATACTTCAAAGGAGGGATCACATACAAA GCCGGAGGTGTTGCCTCTGGATTTCAACACGTGGTCACGAATGACCTGTCGGCTCAAAGACTCTTCCATATCAAAGGTCGCCGTGTGGTCAGGGCAATTGAGGTCACCCTTAGCTGGTCCAGCTTTAACAGAGGGGACTGCTTCATTGTGGACCTGGGAGCG GTTATCTATCAATGGTGTGGCTCGGACTGTAACAAGTTTGAGAGACTCAAGGCAGCACAGGTGGCTGCCGGTATCCGTGACAACGAGAGGAATGGCAGAGCAAAGCTGGTAGTTGTGGAGGAG GTTCTCGGCAACAAGCCACAATTACCAGAAGGAGATGACAAGGATGATATGACAGCAGATATCTCCAACAGGAAAATGGCCAAACTCTACATG GTGTCTGACGCATCCGGAGAAATGCAGGTTACACTGGTATCTGAGGAAAACCCGTTCTGCCAGAGCCACTTACTGTCAGATGAGTGCTTCATCTTGGACCACGGGAAGAGCAAGATGATCTTCGTCTGGAAAG GTCGCAACGCAAACCCGGACGAAAGGAAGACTGCCATGAAGACAGCTGAGGGGTTCATCAAGCAGATGGGCTACCCAGCTAACACACAG ATCCAGGTCCTCCCAGAAGATGGAGAGACTCCCATCTTCAAACAGTTTTTCCAGGGTTGGAAGGATAAGAACCAAAGTGAGGGGTTCGGGAAGGTCTTTGTGACCGAGAGGATTGCCAAAATACGCCAGATTGAGTTTGATGCCTCTAAGCTCCATGAGTCCCAGAGCATGGCTGCCCAGTACAACATGGTGGACGACGGCACAGGGGACACACAG ATCTTCAGAGTTGAGAGCAATGGTCGTGTCCCGGTTGACCCGAACACGTACGGACAGTTCTATGGAGGAGACTGTTATATCATCCTGTATACATATGAAAGAGGCCAGATCATCTACACCTG GCAGGGGGCTAGCAGCACGATAGATGAGCTGACCGCCTCTGCCTTCCTCACGGTGGATTTGGACCGCTCACTCGGAGGGAACGCTGTTCAG GTGAGGGTTTCCCAAGGAAAGGAGCCTGCCCATCTGCTCAGCCTGTTCAAAGCAAAGCCCCTCATTGTGTATAAAAGCGGTACCTCGCGTCTGGGAGGCCAGGCGTCTGAACCCCCTACACGTCTGTTTCAGGTCCGCCGTAACCTGGACACCATCACCCGCATTGCGGAG GTCGATGCGGAGGCCGGCAGTCTGAACTCCAATGATGCCTACCTGCTGAAGGTGCCCTCAGGGCAGGGCTACCTGTGGGTGGGTAAGGGTGCCAGTGAAGAAGAGGAGAAGGGGGCCCAGTATCTGAGTGAGGTGCTGAGCCTTCAGACACAACCCATTCTAGAGGGACAGGAACCAG ATGACTTCTGGTCAGCATTAGGGGGAAGGAAGGACTACCAGACATCCAAGAGACTGGAGAGTAAGAGTCTTACTCAACAACCTCGCCTGTTCGCCTGCTCCAATAAGACTGGCAGGTTCATA ATTGAGGAGGTTCCCGGAGAGTTCACTCAGGAGGACTTGGCAGAGGATGATGTGATGCTGTTGGATGTCTGGGATCAG GTGTTTATCTGGATCGGCAAAGATGCCAACGAAGTTGAGAGGACTGAATCTGTAAAATCAG CCAAGGCGTACATTGATTCAGACCCAGGTGGTCGGGATAAAAGGACCTCTGTTGTGATAGTGAAGCAGGGCCACGAGCCCCCTACCTTTACAGGATGGTTCCTGGGGTGGGACGCAGCCCGCTGGAACTCAGATGCCTTGGCCAAGACCGTGAAAACCTTGCAGCTTTAA
- the scin gene encoding adseverin isoform X1: MVNHKEFDKAGREAGLQIWRIEKMELVPVPDNLRGNFYVGDAYVVLHTVKQRDCCFYDLHYWLGKECSQDESAAAAIFTVQLDDFLGGKPVQYRELQGFESTAFTGYFKGGITYKAGGVASGFQHVVTNDLSAQRLFHIKGRRVVRAIEVTLSWSSFNRGDCFIVDLGAVIYQWCGSDCNKFERLKAAQVAAGIRDNERNGRAKLVVVEEGSEPLEFIEVLGNKPQLPEGDDKDDMTADISNRKMAKLYMVSDASGEMQVTLVSEENPFCQSHLLSDECFILDHGKSKMIFVWKGRNANPDERKTAMKTAEGFIKQMGYPANTQIQVLPEDGETPIFKQFFQGWKDKNQSEGFGKVFVTERIAKIRQIEFDASKLHESQSMAAQYNMVDDGTGDTQIFRVESNGRVPVDPNTYGQFYGGDCYIILYTYERGQIIYTWQGASSTIDELTASAFLTVDLDRSLGGNAVQVRVSQGKEPAHLLSLFKAKPLIVYKSGTSRLGGQASEPPTRLFQVRRNLDTITRIAEVDAEAGSLNSNDAYLLKVPSGQGYLWVGKGASEEEEKGAQYLSEVLSLQTQPILEGQEPDDFWSALGGRKDYQTSKRLESKSLTQQPRLFACSNKTGRFIIEEVPGEFTQEDLAEDDVMLLDVWDQVFIWIGKDANEVERTESVKSAKAYIDSDPGGRDKRTSVVIVKQGHEPPTFTGWFLGWDAARWNSDALAKTVKTLQL; this comes from the exons ATGGTCAACCACAAGGAGTTTGACAAGGCAGGCAGGGAAGCCGGCCTGCAGATCTGGAGGATAGAGAAGATGGAGCTGGTCCCGGTGCCTGATAACCTGCGTGGAAACTTTTACGTCGGGGACGCCTACGTGGTCCTCCACACGGTCAAACAGAGAGACTGCTGCTTCTATGACCTGCACTACTGGCTGG GTAAGGAGTGCAGCCAGGATGAGAGTGCCGCGGCGGCCATCTTTACTGTTCAGCTGGATGACTTCCTGGGAGGGAAGCCTGTTCAGTACAGAGAACTGCAGGGATTTGAGTCAACCGCCTTCACGGGATACTTCAAAGGAGGGATCACATACAAA GCCGGAGGTGTTGCCTCTGGATTTCAACACGTGGTCACGAATGACCTGTCGGCTCAAAGACTCTTCCATATCAAAGGTCGCCGTGTGGTCAGGGCAATTGAGGTCACCCTTAGCTGGTCCAGCTTTAACAGAGGGGACTGCTTCATTGTGGACCTGGGAGCG GTTATCTATCAATGGTGTGGCTCGGACTGTAACAAGTTTGAGAGACTCAAGGCAGCACAGGTGGCTGCCGGTATCCGTGACAACGAGAGGAATGGCAGAGCAAAGCTGGTAGTTGTGGAGGAGGGGAGTGAGCCACTTGAATTCATCGAG GTTCTCGGCAACAAGCCACAATTACCAGAAGGAGATGACAAGGATGATATGACAGCAGATATCTCCAACAGGAAAATGGCCAAACTCTACATG GTGTCTGACGCATCCGGAGAAATGCAGGTTACACTGGTATCTGAGGAAAACCCGTTCTGCCAGAGCCACTTACTGTCAGATGAGTGCTTCATCTTGGACCACGGGAAGAGCAAGATGATCTTCGTCTGGAAAG GTCGCAACGCAAACCCGGACGAAAGGAAGACTGCCATGAAGACAGCTGAGGGGTTCATCAAGCAGATGGGCTACCCAGCTAACACACAG ATCCAGGTCCTCCCAGAAGATGGAGAGACTCCCATCTTCAAACAGTTTTTCCAGGGTTGGAAGGATAAGAACCAAAGTGAGGGGTTCGGGAAGGTCTTTGTGACCGAGAGGATTGCCAAAATACGCCAGATTGAGTTTGATGCCTCTAAGCTCCATGAGTCCCAGAGCATGGCTGCCCAGTACAACATGGTGGACGACGGCACAGGGGACACACAG ATCTTCAGAGTTGAGAGCAATGGTCGTGTCCCGGTTGACCCGAACACGTACGGACAGTTCTATGGAGGAGACTGTTATATCATCCTGTATACATATGAAAGAGGCCAGATCATCTACACCTG GCAGGGGGCTAGCAGCACGATAGATGAGCTGACCGCCTCTGCCTTCCTCACGGTGGATTTGGACCGCTCACTCGGAGGGAACGCTGTTCAG GTGAGGGTTTCCCAAGGAAAGGAGCCTGCCCATCTGCTCAGCCTGTTCAAAGCAAAGCCCCTCATTGTGTATAAAAGCGGTACCTCGCGTCTGGGAGGCCAGGCGTCTGAACCCCCTACACGTCTGTTTCAGGTCCGCCGTAACCTGGACACCATCACCCGCATTGCGGAG GTCGATGCGGAGGCCGGCAGTCTGAACTCCAATGATGCCTACCTGCTGAAGGTGCCCTCAGGGCAGGGCTACCTGTGGGTGGGTAAGGGTGCCAGTGAAGAAGAGGAGAAGGGGGCCCAGTATCTGAGTGAGGTGCTGAGCCTTCAGACACAACCCATTCTAGAGGGACAGGAACCAG ATGACTTCTGGTCAGCATTAGGGGGAAGGAAGGACTACCAGACATCCAAGAGACTGGAGAGTAAGAGTCTTACTCAACAACCTCGCCTGTTCGCCTGCTCCAATAAGACTGGCAGGTTCATA ATTGAGGAGGTTCCCGGAGAGTTCACTCAGGAGGACTTGGCAGAGGATGATGTGATGCTGTTGGATGTCTGGGATCAG GTGTTTATCTGGATCGGCAAAGATGCCAACGAAGTTGAGAGGACTGAATCTGTAAAATCAG CCAAGGCGTACATTGATTCAGACCCAGGTGGTCGGGATAAAAGGACCTCTGTTGTGATAGTGAAGCAGGGCCACGAGCCCCCTACCTTTACAGGATGGTTCCTGGGGTGGGACGCAGCCCGCTGGAACTCAGATGCCTTGGCCAAGACCGTGAAAACCTTGCAGCTTTAA
- the arl4ab gene encoding ADP-ribosylation factor-like 4ab: protein MGNGLSDQVFPSLPPFQALHIVILGLDCAGKTTVLYRLRFNEFVNTVPTKGFNTEKIKVSLSAGGKTRRKAAFHFWDVGGQEKLRPLWRSYTRCADGIVFVVDSVDTERLEEAKTELHKITRLAENQGVPVLVVANKQDLRNSLPLNEMESSLALGELGNGTPWYLQPACAIIGEGLQEGLEKLYAMIIKRRKTQKAQQKKKKR, encoded by the coding sequence ATGGGGAATGGATTATCAGATCAGGTCTTTCCTAGCCTTCCTCCCTTCCAAGCCCTCCATATTGTCATCCTGGGTCTGGACTGCGCGGGGAAGACGACCGTCCTGTACCGCCTTCGCTTCAACGAGTTCGTCAACACTGTCCCCACGAAGGGGTTCAACACGGAGAAGATCAAAGTGTCCCTCAGCGCCGGTGGAAAGACCAGGCGGAAGGCGGCATTCCACTTCTGGGACGTGGGTGGTCAAGAGAAGCTCCGCCCCCTCTGGCGCTCGTACACTAGGTGTGCCGACGGCATTGTGTTTGTGGTGGATTCCGTAGACACAGAGCGCCTGGAGGAGGCCAAGACCGAACTCCATAAGATCACGAGGTTAGCGGAGAACCAGGGCGTGCCAGTTCTGGTGGTGGCCAACAAGCAGGACCTGAGGAACTCTCTCCCACTTAACGAGATGGAGAGTTCGCTGGCGCTGGGGGAGCTGGGTAATGGAACGCCATGGTACCTGCAGCCCGCCTGCGCCATTATAGGGGAGGGGCTACAGGAAGGCCTCGAGAAGCTCTACGCCATGATCATCAAGCGGAGGAAGACGCAGAAAGCTcaacagaagaagaagaagagatgA
- the tmem106bb gene encoding transmembrane protein 106B isoform X2, with amino-acid sequence MGKALSHLPKQACHDNYQDGLTTTQEDDGKREDVSQFPYVEFTGRDSVTCPTCQGTGRIPRGQENQLVALIPYSDQRLQPRRTKLYVTVSVTLCLLLSSLAVFFLFPRTVDVSYVGVKSVFVAYDQDRRIVYLNVTNTMNITNNNYYSVEVANITAQVLFSKTVIGRTRINNVIAISPLGMHQIDYMVPTIIADEMSYMFDYCTLQTIKVHNIVVMMQVTVTTTYFGHMEQVTQEMFQYVDCGGNTTTVRGAQPKVSSVPLPPE; translated from the exons ATGGGGAAGGCCCTGTCCCACCTGCCCAAGCAGGCATGCCACGACAATTACCAGGACGGCCTGACCACGACCCAGGAGGATGACGGGAAGAGAGAGGATGTGTCCCAGTTCCCCTATGTGGAGTTCACAGGCAGGGACAGCGTCACCTGTCCTACCTGCCAGGGCACGGGGAGGATACCCAGAG GCCAAGAAAACCAGCTGGTGGCGTTGATCCCATACAGTGACCAGAGACTACAGCCCAGGAGAAC AAAGCTGTATGTCACTGTTTCAGTGACTCTGTGCCTGCTGCTGTCCAGCCTGGCCGTCTTCTTCCTGTTTCCTCGCACTGTGGACGTCTCCTATGTGGGTGTCAAGTCTGTGTTCGTGGCCTATGACCAGGACCGGAGGATCGTCTATCTCAACGTGACT AACACCATGAACATCACCAACAACAACTACTACAGCGTGGAGGTGGCCAATATCACGGCCCAGGTGCTGTTCTCCAAGACCGTCATAGGGAGGACTCGCATCAATAACGTCATCGCCATCAGCCCTCTGGGCATGCACCAG ATTGACTACATGGTTCCCACCATTATAGCGGACGAGATGAGCTACATGTT TGATTACTGCACCCTCCAGACCATAAAGGTGCACAACATTGTGGTCATGATGCA GGTGACCGTTACCACGACATACTTTGGCCACATGGAGCAGGTCACCCAGGAGATGTTCCAGTACGTGGACTGCGGAGGAAACACCACCACGGTGCGAGGGGCCCAGCCCAAGGTGTCCAGTGTCCCCCTGCCCCCGGAATAA
- the tmem106bb gene encoding transmembrane protein 106B isoform X1, whose protein sequence is MGVTMGKALSHLPKQACHDNYQDGLTTTQEDDGKREDVSQFPYVEFTGRDSVTCPTCQGTGRIPRGQENQLVALIPYSDQRLQPRRTKLYVTVSVTLCLLLSSLAVFFLFPRTVDVSYVGVKSVFVAYDQDRRIVYLNVTNTMNITNNNYYSVEVANITAQVLFSKTVIGRTRINNVIAISPLGMHQIDYMVPTIIADEMSYMFDYCTLQTIKVHNIVVMMQVTVTTTYFGHMEQVTQEMFQYVDCGGNTTTVRGAQPKVSSVPLPPE, encoded by the exons GCGTGACCATGGGGAAGGCCCTGTCCCACCTGCCCAAGCAGGCATGCCACGACAATTACCAGGACGGCCTGACCACGACCCAGGAGGATGACGGGAAGAGAGAGGATGTGTCCCAGTTCCCCTATGTGGAGTTCACAGGCAGGGACAGCGTCACCTGTCCTACCTGCCAGGGCACGGGGAGGATACCCAGAG GCCAAGAAAACCAGCTGGTGGCGTTGATCCCATACAGTGACCAGAGACTACAGCCCAGGAGAAC AAAGCTGTATGTCACTGTTTCAGTGACTCTGTGCCTGCTGCTGTCCAGCCTGGCCGTCTTCTTCCTGTTTCCTCGCACTGTGGACGTCTCCTATGTGGGTGTCAAGTCTGTGTTCGTGGCCTATGACCAGGACCGGAGGATCGTCTATCTCAACGTGACT AACACCATGAACATCACCAACAACAACTACTACAGCGTGGAGGTGGCCAATATCACGGCCCAGGTGCTGTTCTCCAAGACCGTCATAGGGAGGACTCGCATCAATAACGTCATCGCCATCAGCCCTCTGGGCATGCACCAG ATTGACTACATGGTTCCCACCATTATAGCGGACGAGATGAGCTACATGTT TGATTACTGCACCCTCCAGACCATAAAGGTGCACAACATTGTGGTCATGATGCA GGTGACCGTTACCACGACATACTTTGGCCACATGGAGCAGGTCACCCAGGAGATGTTCCAGTACGTGGACTGCGGAGGAAACACCACCACGGTGCGAGGGGCCCAGCCCAAGGTGTCCAGTGTCCCCCTGCCCCCGGAATAA